Proteins from a genomic interval of Prevotella sp. E13-27:
- a CDS encoding smalltalk protein, giving the protein MKKETWKFILQTLAAILTAIATSLGVQSCM; this is encoded by the coding sequence ATGAAGAAAGAAACGTGGAAATTTATTTTGCAGACACTTGCGGCAATACTTACCGCGATAGCAACAAGCCTCGGAGTGCAGAGTTGCATGTAG
- a CDS encoding Abi family protein gives MCKYQNACAGDKRKTMQLYRYNLRLCQRFYGVLNLFEVMLRNAINEHYATYYSDPDWIVNQADAGKLLADDKDMIRENEVGFRKHSIYSNDKMVASFTMGFWTFLFTKKNYKRGGKTLLQIFPNKRKGKNQADVYKDLTHIREFRNRIAHHEPICFDGYGNISTDFARRHYQLICEYIDSMGQHPDDVIQWVEKPDEILDKIDSIR, from the coding sequence ATGTGCAAATATCAGAATGCTTGCGCTGGCGACAAGCGGAAGACCATGCAGCTGTATCGCTACAATCTCAGACTTTGTCAGCGGTTCTATGGTGTTTTGAATTTGTTCGAGGTTATGCTGAGGAACGCTATCAATGAACACTATGCAACCTATTATTCCGACCCGGATTGGATTGTCAATCAAGCCGATGCAGGAAAATTGTTGGCTGACGATAAGGATATGATACGAGAAAATGAGGTCGGCTTCAGAAAACATAGCATCTATAGTAATGATAAAATGGTGGCATCGTTTACGATGGGGTTCTGGACATTCCTTTTTACAAAGAAGAATTACAAGCGAGGCGGTAAAACGCTCCTACAAATATTCCCAAACAAGCGTAAAGGCAAGAACCAGGCTGATGTTTACAAAGACCTCACTCATATCCGCGAGTTTCGTAACCGCATTGCTCATCATGAACCAATATGCTTCGATGGTTATGGCAACATCAGTACGGACTTTGCTCGTAGGCACTATCAATTAATCTGTGAGTACATTGACTCGATGGGCCAGCATCCTGACGATGTGATTCAGTGGGTAGAGAAACCTGATGAAATTTTGGACAAAATAGATAGCATCAGGTGA
- a CDS encoding HNH endonuclease, translating into MARSDLWTREQLIMALNVYFKIPFKDVKEKHPLIQKYAPLIGRTPTALKMKIGNFGRLDPSLKANYITGLEHGSSAEKPIWQEFWGNLDKLAFESERLFAERAGKKVEDTLDVDIQKLPQGREREVIVRQRVNQQFFRDAVLTAYLNQCCITGITNTPLLEACHISGWADDENNRTNPKNGLCMTPTFHRAYDKFLIAITPDYEIILSDEMLSGTKDETTLEYLRDLQGRHIIMPEKFAPEQDFLAQHFEAYRQRK; encoded by the coding sequence ATGGCAAGAAGTGATCTGTGGACACGCGAGCAGCTGATTATGGCTTTGAATGTGTATTTCAAGATACCATTCAAGGACGTGAAGGAGAAACATCCCCTAATCCAGAAATATGCTCCACTGATAGGCAGGACACCTACTGCGTTGAAAATGAAAATAGGCAACTTCGGACGCCTTGATCCTTCTTTGAAGGCAAATTACATTACAGGTTTGGAGCATGGTAGTTCTGCAGAGAAACCAATATGGCAAGAGTTTTGGGGCAACCTTGATAAATTGGCATTTGAAAGTGAACGACTATTTGCAGAAAGGGCAGGAAAGAAAGTTGAAGATACACTGGATGTTGACATACAAAAACTTCCTCAAGGACGTGAGAGAGAAGTTATAGTTAGACAGAGGGTAAACCAGCAATTCTTCCGCGATGCAGTGCTGACGGCATATCTTAACCAGTGTTGCATCACAGGAATCACAAACACACCGTTGTTGGAGGCTTGCCATATATCAGGTTGGGCCGACGATGAGAATAATCGCACTAACCCTAAGAACGGGCTTTGCATGACTCCCACTTTTCATCGAGCCTACGATAAGTTTCTGATAGCTATTACACCTGACTACGAGATTATACTGTCAGATGAGATGCTAAGCGGTACCAAGGACGAAACGACGTTAGAGTATCTTCGTGACTTGCAAGGACGGCATATTATTATGCCCGAAAAGTTTGCGCCAGAACAAGATTTTCTGGCCCAACACTTCGAGGCATACAGGCAAAGAAAATAA
- a CDS encoding 6-phospho-beta-glucosidase produces the protein MKKDSSSENNLWQFIGEYLPDYYHRDDVLRSDILCRYLNNEDVDESDLQWIYQEFGSDKTKVQEALERLDMELAHEALLNWLESHEPDSWK, from the coding sequence TTGAAAAAAGATTCAAGTAGCGAAAACAATCTATGGCAATTCATTGGAGAATATTTACCAGATTATTATCATCGAGATGATGTGTTGCGTTCGGATATTTTATGCAGATACTTAAACAACGAGGACGTTGACGAGAGCGATTTGCAATGGATATATCAAGAATTTGGTTCCGATAAAACCAAGGTGCAAGAAGCATTAGAACGTCTCGATATGGAATTGGCTCACGAGGCTCTTCTGAACTGGCTTGAGAGCCATGAACCTGATAGCTGGAAGTGA
- a CDS encoding very short patch repair endonuclease — translation MDHLTPQQRHKNMAAIHNKDTKPEMIVRRGLWKRGFRYRLNHKRLPGHPDLVLRKYRTCIFINGCFWHGHNVDSKKMESSVCCKIPSTNHEFWVAKIRRNKERDKEEQRKLAEMGWHCITIWECELKPKQREQMLDSIAFTLNHIWLQDHGAKRVPYLQHEEENMQMPMAAEE, via the coding sequence ATGGACCACCTCACTCCACAACAGCGACACAAGAACATGGCGGCGATTCACAATAAGGATACGAAGCCGGAAATGATTGTGCGACGTGGATTGTGGAAACGTGGTTTTAGATATCGCTTAAATCATAAACGGCTGCCTGGACATCCAGACTTGGTACTAAGGAAGTACAGGACTTGCATCTTCATCAATGGTTGTTTCTGGCATGGGCACAATGTGGATTCAAAGAAAATGGAGAGTTCTGTTTGCTGCAAGATTCCAAGTACTAACCATGAATTCTGGGTGGCGAAGATTCGAAGAAATAAGGAGCGTGATAAGGAGGAGCAACGTAAACTGGCTGAAATGGGCTGGCATTGTATCACCATTTGGGAATGCGAATTGAAGCCTAAACAGAGAGAGCAGATGTTGGACTCCATCGCCTTTACGTTGAACCATATATGGTTGCAGGATCATGGTGCCAAGAGGGTTCCATATCTCCAACATGAGGAAGAGAATATGCAGATGCCGATGGCGGCAGAAGAGTGA